In the genome of Cryptomeria japonica chromosome 8, Sugi_1.0, whole genome shotgun sequence, one region contains:
- the LOC131857829 gene encoding uncharacterized protein LOC131857829 — MGDFNTPLIKSKKFRGSQIQNDNKLDLADFINGQGLVDFDLSGASFTWSNCRVGVDLIQVRLDRALILVEWIQHYVCSLNSIVRIGSDHFPLCLMVEPKNGPRRRFPFRFEKMWLSHPNLSSSMKYWWNVQVDGSCMFWVAKKLRHVKDKAKKWNREVFGDIFIQKSAIQEELGLIRDKVQNEGYVNDNFAKESEVLSKYHKIIAREETFWRQRSRSLWLKDGDKNTRFFHISTLKHMVANRIGHLVKNGRRIDNEDEISGVVVEFFADLMKKDTLLDSEAQNILVDIIPKVLSDNENHNIAAIPSKEEIRSVVFSFDGSKSLGPYNFPMFFFQQFWEVVGEDVSNAVKEFFGARSLLRN, encoded by the coding sequence atgggggattttaatacccctctTATAAAATCTAAGAAATTTAGGGGATCCCAGATACAAAATGACAACAAACTGGACTTAGCTGACTTCATCAATGGTCAAGGTCTGGTTGATTTTGATTTATCTGGAGCTTCCTTCACTTGGTCTAATTGTCGTGTTGGAGTTGACctgattcaagttaggcttgatagGGCCTTGATCTTAGTTGAGTGGATCCAACATTATGTCTGTTCTCTGAATTCAATAGTTAGAATCGGATCTGACCATTTTCCTCTATGTTTGATGGTTGAGCCTAAAAACGGCCCACGAAGGaggtttccttttagatttgagaaaatgtggctctcCCACCCAAACCTTTCCAGTAGCATGAAGTATTGGTGGAATGTTCAAGTGGATGGTTCTTGTATGTTTTGGGTTGCTAAAAAGTTAAGGCATGTTAAGgataaggctaaaaagtggaatAGAGAAGTCTTTGGGGACATCTTCATTCAAAAATCTGCTATTCAGGAGGAGTTGGGCTTGATCCGGGATAAAGTccaaaatgaaggttatgtgaatGATAATTTTGCTAAGGAAAGTGAGGTTCTGTCCAAATACCACAAAATTATAGCCCGGGAAGAGACcttttggaggcagagatctagatCCTTATGGCTCAAGGATGGTGATAAAAATACCAGATTCTTCCACATCTCTACCCTTAAACACATGGTTGCAAATAGAATTGGCCACCTTGTGAAGAATGGGAGAAGaattgataatgaggatgaaataagTGGAGTTGTTGTTGAGTTCTTTGCTGATCTTATGAAGAAAGATACTTTATTAGACTCGGAGGCTCAAAATATTTTGGTTGATATTATACCTAAAGTcctatctgataatgaaaatcataATATTGCTGCCATCCCTTCAAAGGAGGAGATTAGgagtgttgtcttttcttttgatggcaGTAAATCTCTAGGCCCATACAActttcctatgttcttctttcaacaATTTTGGGAGGTGGTGGGGGAAGATGTGTCCAATGCTGTTAAAGAGTTTTTTGGAGCTAGATCCTTATTGAGGAATTGA